The following coding sequences lie in one Nodularia sp. LEGE 06071 genomic window:
- the nblR gene encoding response regulator transcription factor NblR, with the protein MTTAHSPCVLVIETDESLANQLSFDLREAGYEAILANDAASGLQYCRDRQPALIVVDRMLSGESGLSLCKNIRSAGMCAPVLVLMARDTVDDRVACLEAGADDYVLKPYRPEDFLKLIRLYLKPDVDTSEQLRFGDLILDVATRRAIHNGRTIDLTMKEFELLKFLMEHPREVLTREQILENVWGYDFMGESNVIEVYIRYLRLKIEDESHKRLIQTVRGVGYVLRES; encoded by the coding sequence ATGACAACTGCTCACAGTCCCTGTGTTCTGGTGATTGAAACCGATGAAAGTTTAGCAAATCAGCTGTCCTTTGATTTGCGAGAAGCCGGTTATGAAGCGATTTTGGCTAATGATGCAGCTAGCGGTTTACAATACTGCCGCGATCGCCAACCTGCTTTAATTGTTGTAGACCGGATGCTCTCAGGAGAATCAGGACTCTCGTTGTGTAAAAATATCAGAAGTGCTGGGATGTGCGCCCCTGTTCTGGTACTCATGGCCAGAGATACAGTTGATGACCGGGTAGCTTGTTTAGAAGCTGGGGCGGATGATTACGTCCTCAAACCTTATCGCCCAGAAGACTTTTTGAAGTTAATTCGCCTTTATTTAAAACCTGACGTTGATACCAGCGAACAGTTACGCTTTGGGGATTTGATTTTAGATGTCGCCACCCGTCGCGCCATACATAACGGGCGAACAATTGACTTGACCATGAAAGAATTTGAATTATTAAAATTCTTAATGGAACACCCCCGTGAAGTATTAACCCGCGAACAAATTTTGGAAAATGTTTGGGGTTACGACTTTATGGGTGAGTCGAATGTCATAGAAGTGTACATTCGCTACTTACGCCTCAAAATTGAAGATGAAAGTCACAAGCGCCTAATTCAAACAGTTCGTGGTGTAGGCTACGTGTTACGCGAGTCGTGA